Below is a genomic region from Sphingomonas phyllosphaerae.
CAAGGCGACGTTCATCGCCGAACCGCTGGAGCGGGGCTTTGGCCTGACGCTCGGCAACGCGCTGCGGCGCGTGCTGTTGTCGTCGCTGCAAGGTGCGGCGGTGACCTCGATCAAGATCGAGAACGTGCTGCACGAGTTCAGCTCGCTGGCGGGCGTCCGCGAGGACGTGACCGACATCGTCCTGAACGTGAAGCAGATCGCGCTGAAGATGCAGGGCGAAGGCCCGAAGCGGCTCCAGCTGTCCGCGACCGGCCCGGCCGAGGTGAAGGCAGGCGACATTGCGGTGTCGGGCGATATCGAGGTGATGAACCCCGATCTGGTGATCTGCCACCTCGACGAGGGCGCGACGTTCAACATGGAACTGACCGCCGATGTCGGTAAGGGCTATGTCGCGGCGGTCAACAACCGCCCGGCGGATGCGCCGATCGGCCTGATCCCGGTCGACGCACTCTACTCGCCGGTCCGTCAGGTGTCGTACAAGGTCGACCCGACCCGCGTCGGGCAGGACCTCGATTACGACAAGCTGACGCTGACGATCGAGACCGACGGCACCGTCACCCCGGAAGACGCGGTCGGCTATGCCGGGCGCATCCTTCAGGACCAGCTGGCGCTGTTCGTCCACTTCGACGATTCGTCGGTGACGCGGTCGGCGCCGATCGGCGTTGCCGCGCCGGCGGCGACGGGTGGCGAGGCCCCGAGCGACACCGCGCAGATCAACCGTTACCTGCTCAAGAAGGTCGACGAGCTGGAACTGTCGGTCCGTTCGGCGAACTGCCTCAAGAACGACAACATCATCTATATCGGCGATCTGGTCGGCAAGACCGAGGCCGAGATGCTGCGCACGCCGAACTTCGGCCGCAAGTCGCTCAACGAGATCAAGGAAGTGCTGTCGTCGATGGGGCTGCGGCTTGGGATGGAAATCCCCGGCTGGCCGCCCGAGAACATCGAGGAGGTCGCCAAGAAGCTCGAGCAGGAGATTATGGGGTGATCGCAGTGGATTAGCGCAAGCTAATCCACGCCGCGGCGATCACCTCGGCCGGCGGGAGCCGAACGGCTACCGACCGACGACGCGGCTCCGCCGCGTCGCCACCCGGTCTCATCCTGCGACAACAACCGGCGTCCCGAGCGCCGAACCAGACATGGGCCCCTGCCTCCGCAAGGGCGACGGTTTTTCCGGTGAGCCACCGTCCTCACCTGTCCCGGG
It encodes:
- a CDS encoding DNA-directed RNA polymerase subunit alpha; translation: MSVNAKNWQELKKPNQLEKKSGDGKRKATFIAEPLERGFGLTLGNALRRVLLSSLQGAAVTSIKIENVLHEFSSLAGVREDVTDIVLNVKQIALKMQGEGPKRLQLSATGPAEVKAGDIAVSGDIEVMNPDLVICHLDEGATFNMELTADVGKGYVAAVNNRPADAPIGLIPVDALYSPVRQVSYKVDPTRVGQDLDYDKLTLTIETDGTVTPEDAVGYAGRILQDQLALFVHFDDSSVTRSAPIGVAAPAATGGEAPSDTAQINRYLLKKVDELELSVRSANCLKNDNIIYIGDLVGKTEAEMLRTPNFGRKSLNEIKEVLSSMGLRLGMEIPGWPPENIEEVAKKLEQEIMG